A portion of the Lusitaniella coriacea LEGE 07157 genome contains these proteins:
- the aroC gene encoding chorismate synthase, with product MGNTFGHLFRITTFGESHGGGVGVVIDGCPPQLEITPEEIQFELDRRRPGQSKITTPRKEADACEILSGVFEGKTLGTPIAILVRNKNTRPQDYSEMAQTYRPSHADATYDAKYGIRNWQGGGRSSARETIGRVAAGAIAKKILQQVAGVEIVGYVKRIKDIEATIDPNTVTLDLVEKNIVRCPDFAAAERMIEIIDRTRREKNSLGGVVECVARNVPKGLGEPVFDKLEADLAKGVMSLPASKGFEIGSGFAGTVLTGREHNDEFYCDEQGEIRTRTNRSGGIQGGIANGEPIVLRVAFKPTATIGKEQQTVTSSGEQTTLAAKGRHDPCVLPRAVPMVEAMVALVLCDHLLRDRGQCSVLKP from the coding sequence ATGGGCAATACGTTCGGTCACCTATTTCGCATTACAACTTTTGGAGAGTCCCACGGTGGAGGTGTGGGAGTCGTTATTGACGGTTGTCCCCCTCAACTAGAAATCACGCCCGAAGAAATTCAATTTGAACTCGATCGCCGTCGTCCCGGACAGAGTAAGATTACAACCCCTCGTAAAGAAGCCGATGCCTGTGAAATTCTCTCTGGCGTGTTTGAAGGCAAAACCCTAGGAACGCCGATCGCGATTTTGGTGAGAAACAAAAATACTCGTCCCCAAGATTACAGCGAGATGGCGCAAACTTATCGCCCTTCCCATGCGGATGCCACCTACGATGCAAAATACGGAATCCGCAACTGGCAAGGGGGTGGGCGATCTTCTGCTAGGGAAACAATTGGTCGCGTGGCGGCGGGCGCGATCGCGAAAAAAATCTTACAACAAGTCGCAGGGGTGGAAATCGTCGGCTACGTCAAACGCATTAAAGACATTGAAGCCACAATCGATCCCAACACCGTCACCCTCGATCTTGTGGAAAAAAATATCGTTCGCTGTCCCGATTTTGCAGCAGCTGAGCGAATGATAGAAATAATCGATCGAACTCGCAGGGAGAAAAACTCCCTCGGTGGCGTTGTTGAATGCGTAGCTCGCAATGTCCCCAAAGGTTTAGGAGAACCCGTCTTCGACAAACTCGAAGCGGACTTAGCCAAAGGGGTGATGTCGCTCCCCGCCAGCAAGGGATTTGAAATTGGCTCTGGTTTTGCCGGAACCGTACTGACAGGGAGAGAACACAACGACGAATTTTATTGCGACGAACAAGGAGAAATTCGCACCAGAACCAATCGTTCCGGCGGGATACAAGGCGGAATTGCCAATGGAGAACCCATTGTTTTGCGCGTCGCCTTCAAACCCACAGCAACGATTGGCAAAGAACAGCAAACCGTTACGAGTTCTGGCGAACAGACAACGTTAGCAGCAAAAGGGCGGCACGATCCTTGCGTCTTGCCCAGAGCTGTCCCAATGGTAGAAGCAATGGTGGCTTTAGTCCTTTGCGATCATTTGCTACGCGATCGGGGTCAATGTAGTGTTTTAAAGCCTTGA
- a CDS encoding peroxiredoxin, whose product MALAVGTKAPSFTTKDDEGNTVSLSDFAGKIVVLYFYPKDDTPGCTKEAQSFRDNYEQYQDKEMVVLGVSMDDEASHKQFKEKYGLPFQLLVDSDGAITKAYDVEGGGYSKRVTYIIDGEGTITSVDGNVNTGTHAQDILAALG is encoded by the coding sequence ATGGCTTTAGCAGTTGGAACGAAAGCACCCAGTTTCACAACGAAAGACGATGAGGGGAACACCGTCTCCTTATCGGACTTTGCCGGAAAAATCGTCGTTCTATACTTCTATCCCAAAGACGATACCCCCGGTTGTACCAAAGAAGCACAGAGTTTCCGGGATAACTACGAACAATATCAAGACAAAGAGATGGTCGTTCTGGGAGTGAGCATGGATGACGAAGCCTCTCACAAACAGTTCAAGGAAAAGTATGGTTTGCCCTTTCAACTCCTCGTCGATAGCGATGGCGCAATTACAAAAGCCTACGATGTAGAGGGCGGAGGCTATTCCAAGCGCGTCACCTACATTATTGATGGAGAGGGGACGATTACAAGCGTTGATGGTAATGTCAACACGGGAACCCACGCTCAGGACATTCTGGCAGCGTTAGGCTAA